In Nicotiana tabacum cultivar K326 chromosome 11, ASM71507v2, whole genome shotgun sequence, a single window of DNA contains:
- the LOC107790775 gene encoding sugar transport protein 14 yields the protein MAGGGFGDDKGGARAHLYEYRITGYFVFACVVAAMGGSLFGYDLGVSGGVTSMDDFLKEFFPKVYRRKHAHLQETDYCKYDNQILTLFTSSLYFAALVSTFGASYVTRNKGRRASILCGAVSFFLGAILNAFAKNIAMLIVGRCLLGVGIGFGNQAVPLYLSEMSPAKVRGAVNQLFQLTTCLGILIANFINYATDKIHPWGWRLSLGLATVPAAIMFIGGLFLPETPNSLVEQGRLEEARQVLEKVRGTTKVDAEFADLKDASDAARAIKNPFRNLLKRKNRPQLVIGALGIPAFQQLTGMNSILFYAPVIFQSLGFGSGASLYSSAITSGALVLATFISMAFVDKFGRRAFFLEAGAEMICVLVAVAVTLALKFGEGEALPKGIGVFLVVIICIFVVAYGRSWGPLGWLVPSELFPLETRSAGQSVVVCVNMIFTALIAQCFLVSLCHLKYGIFLLFAGLIFIMSCFIFFLLPETKQVPIEEIYLLWQNHWFWKRYCTPGENERELDGKP from the exons GCGGGGTGACTTCGATGGATGATTTCTTGAAAGAGTTCTTCCCAAAAGTGTATAGAAGGAAGCATGCACATCTCCAAGAAACAGACTACTGTAAATATGACAATCAGATACTCACACTCTTTACTTCCTCTTTGTACTTTGCTGCACTTGTTTCCACATTTGGTGCTTCATATGTTACCCGCAACAAAGGCCGTCGAGCCAGTATACTTTGTGGAGCAGTCAGTTTCTTTCTTGGTGCAATACTGAATGCATTTGCAAAGAACATTGCAATGCTCATCGTTGGTCGATGTCTTCTTGGAGTTGGCATTGGATTTGGCAACCAG GCAGTTCCTCTCTATCTCTCAGAAATGTCACCTGCAAAAGTCCGAGGAGCAGTCaaccaactctttcaactcaCAACTTGCTTGGGGATATTGATAGCCAACTTTATAAACTATGCAACCGACAAAATCCATCCATGGGGATGGAGATTATCGCTTGGCTTAGCCACAGTTCCTGCTGCAATAATGTTCATTGGTGGGCTTTTCCTTCCCGAGACCCCAAACAGTCTCGTAGAACAGGGTAGATTAGAGGAAGCAAGACAAGTGTTGGAGAAAGTTAGAGGTACCACAAAAGTTGATGCAGAGTTTGCTGATCTTAAAGATGCAAGTGATGCTGCCAGAGCCATAAAAAATCCCTTCAGGAACCTCCTCAAGAGGAAGAACCGTCCTCAATTGGTAATAGGAGCACTCGGAATCCCAGCATTCCAACAGCTCACTGGCATGAACTCCATTCTTTTCTATGCCCCTGTCATCTTTCAGAGCTTAGGCTTTGGCTCAGGAGCATCATTGTATTCATCTGCTATCACCAGTGGTGCACTTGTTCTAGCTACATTCATTTCCATGGCTTTTGTTGACAAGTTTGGAAGAAGAGCTTTCTTTCTTGAAGCTGGAGCTGAAATGATCTGTGTCTTG GTAGCAGTTGCTGTTACTCTAGCTTTGAAGTTCGGAGAAGGTGAAGCGCTCCCAAAAGGAATTGGTGTCTTCCTTGTAGTCATAATCTGCATATTTGTTGTGGCTTATGGTAGGTCTTGGGGTCCCTTAGGTTGGCTGGTTCCAAGTGAACTCTTTCCCCTAGAAACACGGTCAGCAGGACAGAGTGTGGTGGTCTGTGTCAATATGATCTTCACAGCCCTCATTGCCCAGTGTTTCCTCGTGTCCCTATGTCACCTCAAATACGGAATCTTTCTCTTGTTTGCGGGCTTGATTTTCATCATgagctgcttcatcttcttcctcttgcCCGAGACAAAGCAGGTTCCGATAGAGGAAATATATTTGCTTTGGCAAAATCATTGGTTCTGGAAAAGATACTGCACCCCGGGGGAGAATGAACGTGAATTGGACGGGAAGCCCTGA